The following are from one region of the Actinopolyspora halophila DSM 43834 genome:
- a CDS encoding beta-L-arabinofuranosidase domain-containing protein, with protein sequence MARHFNRRDALRLGAATASLPLLASPATAAAAGSPTAAGELAGTTRLLGFPLSDVTLGPGLLADKRARMLRFARGYDENRLLQVFRANADLPTHGAVAPDGWENLDGEANGNLRGHFTGHFMTMLSQAHASTGEEVFDRKLRTMIAALHECRQALNREPSIRGTEGRFDNAVAVRRGCHLYFDAPAEAVNGLSSMTFAAWIRPAVAEPWTRIFDFGNDTETNMFLTPCDGDGLPRFAITRTGGEAEERIIGSEPLPVDEWSHVALTLADNSGSLYVNGRRVGRNARMSLSPAELGTLVHCWIGRSHHDDPVHSGGYDDINLWSTALTSEQIERLQHARAADTTAGAGDRFSYDCAEQGGTVLHDGSGAGRHATYARSWGEPSHPGFLAAYPETQFVLLESMTTSDYHRVWAPYYTAHKILQGVLDAYETTDDRRALELASGMCDWMHSRLSKLSDSDLQRMWSIFSSGEYGGVVEAILRTHDHTRKPEHLRLAGYFDPDSLIDACARGRDVLDGKHANQHIPIFTGLSMLYERTGEQRYRQAAHNFWRMVVPPRMFGIGGTGEGEFFHGSGAVAELLGPETAETCCAHNMLKLTRSLFLREGDPGYAEYYERTLLNQILGSKQDKYDADKPLTTYFIGLQPGAVRDFTPKEGTTCCEGTGLENATKYQDAAYFVSEDQSALHVNLYLSSTLRWRASGVTIEQETAFPFEEHSRLLVHGSASFELRLRVPRWVGSGFSVRINGSDQRISANPGDYVALSRSWSTGDTVDVDLPFQLRAERTPDDPTVQNLMYGPVNLLARDERTDFIPLAVHGTARLSGDLSRALEPVPGEPLHFRIGDVELVPFFEGTTDAYHAYFRRQEPRIVFDSVDSGVPNRRAADGTTFLDEVWAEAPFGNKGELTSRVARVSQHWRREGTFTTTERERILSAVERASYDG encoded by the coding sequence ATGGCACGTCACTTCAACCGCCGAGACGCACTCCGGCTCGGGGCGGCGACCGCTTCCCTCCCACTCCTGGCTTCACCGGCCACCGCGGCCGCGGCCGGCTCCCCCACCGCGGCCGGTGAGCTCGCGGGCACCACACGATTACTGGGATTCCCCCTGTCCGACGTGACGCTCGGCCCCGGCCTGCTGGCCGACAAGCGCGCTCGGATGCTGAGATTCGCCCGCGGCTACGACGAGAACCGGTTGCTGCAGGTCTTCCGCGCGAACGCGGACCTGCCCACCCACGGGGCGGTCGCCCCCGACGGCTGGGAAAACCTGGACGGTGAGGCCAACGGCAATCTCCGGGGGCACTTCACCGGCCACTTCATGACGATGCTCTCCCAGGCCCACGCGAGCACCGGCGAGGAAGTCTTCGACCGCAAGCTCCGCACGATGATCGCCGCGCTGCACGAGTGTCGCCAGGCACTGAACCGGGAGCCGTCCATACGGGGCACCGAGGGACGTTTCGACAACGCCGTCGCCGTACGACGCGGTTGCCACCTCTACTTCGACGCCCCGGCGGAGGCGGTCAACGGTCTGTCGAGCATGACCTTCGCGGCCTGGATCAGACCGGCCGTCGCCGAACCGTGGACCAGGATCTTCGACTTCGGCAACGACACCGAGACGAACATGTTCCTGACCCCGTGCGACGGGGACGGGCTTCCGCGGTTCGCGATCACCCGCACGGGAGGCGAAGCCGAGGAGCGGATCATCGGTTCGGAACCGCTGCCGGTCGATGAGTGGAGCCACGTCGCGCTCACCCTCGCGGACAACTCCGGGAGCTTGTACGTCAACGGCCGACGGGTCGGCCGGAACGCGCGGATGTCGCTGAGCCCGGCCGAGCTCGGAACTCTCGTCCACTGCTGGATCGGTCGGTCGCACCACGACGATCCCGTCCACTCCGGCGGATACGACGACATCAACCTGTGGTCGACCGCCCTCACGAGCGAGCAGATCGAACGACTGCAACACGCCAGAGCCGCCGACACCACCGCCGGGGCCGGGGACCGGTTCTCCTACGACTGCGCCGAGCAGGGCGGCACCGTCCTGCACGACGGATCGGGCGCCGGACGGCACGCGACCTACGCGCGGAGCTGGGGCGAACCGAGCCACCCCGGATTCCTCGCCGCTTACCCGGAGACCCAGTTCGTCCTCCTGGAGTCGATGACCACCAGCGACTACCACCGCGTGTGGGCGCCGTACTACACCGCGCACAAGATCCTGCAGGGGGTGCTGGACGCCTACGAGACCACGGACGACCGGCGGGCCCTCGAGCTGGCCTCCGGCATGTGCGACTGGATGCACTCCCGGCTGAGCAAGCTGAGCGACTCCGACCTCCAGCGGATGTGGAGCATCTTCTCCAGCGGCGAGTACGGTGGCGTGGTCGAGGCGATACTGCGCACGCACGACCACACCCGCAAACCGGAGCACCTGAGGTTGGCCGGGTACTTCGATCCGGACTCGCTGATCGACGCCTGCGCGCGGGGCCGGGACGTTCTCGACGGCAAGCACGCCAATCAGCACATTCCGATCTTCACCGGTCTGTCGATGTTGTACGAGCGAACGGGCGAGCAACGGTACCGGCAAGCCGCGCACAACTTCTGGCGCATGGTCGTGCCGCCCAGGATGTTCGGCATCGGCGGCACCGGCGAGGGCGAGTTCTTCCACGGTTCCGGCGCCGTCGCCGAGCTGCTGGGACCGGAAACCGCCGAGACGTGCTGCGCCCACAACATGCTCAAGCTGACTCGTTCGCTGTTCCTGCGGGAGGGCGACCCCGGCTACGCCGAATACTACGAACGCACCCTGCTCAACCAGATACTGGGGTCCAAACAGGACAAATACGATGCGGACAAACCGCTGACCACCTACTTCATCGGTCTGCAGCCCGGCGCGGTCCGCGACTTCACCCCCAAGGAGGGAACCACCTGCTGCGAGGGGACGGGATTGGAGAACGCGACGAAGTACCAGGACGCGGCCTACTTCGTCAGCGAGGACCAGAGCGCGCTCCACGTCAACCTCTACCTCTCCTCCACACTGCGCTGGCGGGCCAGCGGAGTGACCATCGAGCAGGAGACGGCTTTCCCGTTCGAGGAGCACAGCAGACTGCTGGTGCACGGGTCGGCGAGCTTCGAACTGCGACTGCGCGTGCCGCGCTGGGTCGGAAGCGGTTTCTCGGTGCGAATCAACGGAAGCGACCAGCGAATTTCCGCGAATCCGGGCGACTATGTCGCTCTCTCGCGCAGCTGGAGCACCGGTGACACCGTAGACGTCGACCTGCCGTTCCAGCTGCGTGCCGAACGCACTCCGGATGACCCGACGGTGCAGAATCTGATGTACGGACCGGTCAACCTCCTCGCCCGGGACGAACGCACCGACTTCATCCCACTCGCCGTCCACGGCACGGCGCGTCTGTCCGGAGACCTGTCCAGGGCGCTGGAGCCGGTACCGGGCGAGCCGTTGCACTTCCGGATCGGTGACGTGGAGCTCGTCCCGTTCTTCGAAGGCACCACCGACGCCTACCACGCCTACTTCCGCAGGCAAGAGCCCCGAATCGTGTTCGACTCGGTCGACTCGGGCGTTCCGAACCGCCGGGCCGCGGACGGTACCACCTTCCTGGACGAGGTCTGGGCGGAAGCACCGTTCGGCAACAAGGGCGAGCTCACGAGCCGAGTGGCTCGGGTCTCGCAGCACTGGCGCCGGGAGGGAACCTTCACCACCACCGAGCGGGAACGGATCCTCTCCGCCGTGGAGAGGGCCTCCTACGACGGCTGA
- a CDS encoding SAM-dependent methyltransferase has protein sequence MISFPVLQEGVLVGQWFDSSVGSVDETTPNIARMYDYFLGGSANFAVDRTAAEEFLRVYPGNTAWAQINRALLGRAVRHLCARGIDQFLDLGSGVPTVGNVHEIAQRENPEARVAYVDIEPVAVHHARHILRDNAQAAVVQADIREPDKVLNEPEVTELLDFSRPVGVLAVAILDILHVEDPPGLVSAYRDVCVPGSALVITNGAELSMTSEEREGIDQVMGQTTTPHVTFRSPEDVAALFPGYTLLEPGVVPSAQWRPDEPVSEEQALRSNGYAAVGIL, from the coding sequence TTGATCAGTTTTCCAGTTCTGCAGGAAGGCGTACTCGTGGGCCAGTGGTTCGACAGCAGCGTCGGCAGCGTGGACGAGACGACACCGAACATCGCGCGCATGTACGACTACTTCCTCGGCGGTTCGGCGAACTTCGCCGTTGATCGCACGGCCGCCGAGGAGTTCCTGCGGGTGTATCCGGGTAACACGGCGTGGGCACAGATCAACCGAGCGCTGTTGGGACGTGCCGTGCGCCATCTGTGCGCCCGGGGGATCGATCAGTTCCTCGACCTGGGGTCGGGAGTTCCCACGGTGGGCAACGTGCACGAGATCGCTCAGCGGGAAAACCCCGAAGCACGGGTGGCCTACGTCGACATCGAGCCCGTCGCGGTGCACCACGCCCGGCACATACTGCGGGACAACGCGCAGGCGGCGGTCGTCCAGGCCGACATCCGTGAACCGGACAAGGTGTTGAACGAGCCGGAGGTGACCGAGCTGCTGGACTTCTCCCGGCCGGTGGGGGTCCTGGCTGTGGCGATTCTGGACATCCTCCACGTCGAGGACCCGCCGGGACTGGTGTCCGCGTATCGTGATGTGTGCGTTCCCGGAAGCGCCCTGGTGATCACCAATGGGGCGGAGCTGAGCATGACCTCCGAGGAACGAGAGGGAATCGACCAGGTCATGGGGCAGACCACCACTCCGCACGTCACGTTCCGCAGCCCGGAAGATGTGGCCGCGCTGTTCCCCGGCTACACCCTGCTGGAACCCGGCGTGGTGCCCAGTGCGCAGTGGCGTCCCGACGAACCGGTCAGCGAGGAACAGGCCCTGCGTTCCAACGGTTACGCCGCCGTCGGCATCCTGTAG